The sequence TTATGTACTAAAACCACATTTGGTTTGAAGCTCATAATGCGATCGCAGACACGGCGTAAATACTCTTTTTCTTGTAGCAGCACTGTGGAAATGCTGACAAATTTTCCCTCTATACGTTCGTAAACAATAGGGCACTGCAAAAGAAGAATGCGAGGATGTTCAACCCGCGTTGCCATATCTTTGTGCGCGATATTCTTCGAAAATACAACTCCACCCACAATCGTGCACTCCTGCCGTTTTCCACCCGgtatttttttgatgttcacaTAATTGCGTATGTCCATCAGGTCGTTGGTGCAATATTCTGGTTTGAAATGATTAGCTGCACGACAGCACAACGACATTAACACCTTCGACCAGCGCAGATCTAGTTGAAAGGTGCGTAGCATCTGAGTTAGCAATTGCTCTTCGTAATCACAATAGGACTCCAGGAGTttagttgtagttgttgtggACCGCATAGAATATTCTAATTCCATGTCCTGCAAAGAATGGAAACTCAAAGAGACATCTAAAGATTTGGGCGGTTGAAGTTCACCACTGCTATCAATCTGCGGACTATTAGATTCAGACATGAAATTGGGACCCTTAATATGCACGTTGGTAATGCACTGTCTGTGAAACAAAAgaataaacaatattaaatatgatataAGTTATTAAGCATGCTTGTTATTACTTATGTAGCTCAATAAATTTGTAATGGAGGCTTTCGTCGAATTCGATTTGGTCGGAATCCGGCACTATGGGCTGTAGAAAACCAGCAGCAagcattgcatttaaaattgCGACTGCTTGCACCTTATTCGACGATTTGTTATGCGTAATCAAGTATTCAATTAGGTGTGTGCCACAGTCCTGCCCGGGTAGTTGACGTCGCATCTCCTCGTGTAGAGTTATAAGGGAATTCGATTGCTGCAGTATGTTTTTTCGATCGTCAATTGACAAATTGCTGCCTACATGTGTAGCAAAACGTTCTTCTTGATAGCCTACCGATATCTTACGAGCTAAGTTTGCACGTACCGGCAGACTctcttttttgctattttcatttttatcctCAAGTTTCTGTGTGAGATCTTGctgcaacgcttgcaaatcagcATGCAAATCAACCGCTATGTTTGTAGATTTCAAATAGCTAAGTACTATTTTGGAGCAATAGTTACAAACTTTCAGTTCACCTACAAAGAATTattaccattattattattagcagtattattattactattattgcactaacgcaccagcacacataataatttttccagGCACAACTTGGTTGCAACATTTAGAACAGAAGATCTGCCCACAAAGACGGCAGTGATGCTTTCGTCGAAAGGTGGAGAACCTCTGTGCACAATCATAACATTCTTTTGCCTTTGAATCAGGCATCCAAAATCGGTGCAACTCAGTGTCTCTATAGTTTCGTAAATCCTGTTGTATAACATATGAAAGACATGATTTAGCAATTATTGTATGCTTTAAAAATCTTACACTGTTCTTCGTAGCCATTAAGCTGCTCATACGCTTTAGTACATTGACCATTGTACGTCCTTCACTTGCTTCAGCGGGTAAATCCTGAATACGTTCACCAGGATCACCGTTTAATTCATCTGGAGTACTGCTACTTGTCGGCGTGGAGGAACTTGCTGAAGTATCTTTGTTTGCGGGTGCATTAAACGTGTTTGTTGGCTGAACATTTGTTGTTACTATATTCACATTGGAATTGAAGTTGTCACGTAAAAAGCTAATGCCCGAATTAGGATCGATTTTTCGTTCAGCATAAAATACAGATTTTGAGACTTGTGCCGGTACGGTGCCATCAGCAACACTCGTTGCTACTTCATTAACGGTGTTATAGCTTTGATTGtatacattttgaattttgttaacaAAGCGACCGAGTAAGGATTCAGGTTCATCGTCCTCGAAGTCCCTAGCAAATTCAGTAAGCTTAGTAGGTGAATGTAAGTGTTGATTCATTTTACAAACGAAATATTTTCCAATGTTCTTTATAATTTAATTCGTATTTTAAAATGTCACGATCTAAACTGTGGTTACATTCAATTGATCACTTAAAGAGGATTCAGGTGCCAAGGAACTTAGCGCTAAATCACTCCATTTCTGCTcctatttcaaacaaaaatcaacaaaatcaatcaaaaattttgggagatttaatatttcatttaaagagTTGATATTAACCCACCTGTTCGCTGAGTGTTAAATGTGAGTCACCGCCATCCGCCTCTGGGTCTGGCAATTTGTCAGCTGGAACAAGTATCTGATCGTAGGGTAAAATCTCCTCGCGCCACTTATTATCAACAATATCCAATAATCGACCTTCGGCTAGTGGCTGAAATAAGAACTCACTGGCAATAtatcaaagttttaaaataagcGAGACTGATCGCTGGCGAGATGATCGCTGGCGAGATGATCGCTCCTGTAATGAAGTTATCCAATAACAATACCAATAGTAGTGTAGCTagggcattaaaaataaaacaaaataatacctcAGTTGTTGGCGGCCGCcatggccgaatgggttggtgcgtgactaccattcggaatttagagagagaacgtcggttcgaatctcgatgtaagatcaaaatttaagaaaaagttttttctaatagcctcCTAATTAGCCtaaaaacctccgagtgtatttctgccatgaaaaaactcctcataacaaaaaaaatctgccgttcggagtcggcttgaaactgtaggtccctccatttgtaaaacaacatcaagacgctcaccacaaataggaggaggagctcggccaaactgccaaaaagggtgtacgcgccaattatatatatatatatatatgttggtAATAAtatctggacccaacctgtcgaaacagcatgtttcctgggcctacctttataTGAGCTAGTCGAAGACGACGAAGATTTacactacaacaacagcaataccaGATGTAATCGCTTTGAATACGTCACCGAGATCAAACTTCAAAACAgagaaagattaagcaaggcgtacggTGGTGTTCTTTttcccttgctgttcaatttctacatctcgaagctcccccaaccaccagcgggagtttccctgatctcatacgctgacgactgcacgataatggcgtcgggcaatgacatcgatggcctgtgttccaaagtgaacaactacctcaccgacctttctcgctttttcactgcgaggaatctcaaactttcccccaccaagtccacggcgaccctctttaccacctggacaaaggaggtcaagctgtcccttaaggtaaaagtcgatgatacaccaattccgacggtaaataaccccaaaattttgggtgtaacctttgacagcttgctctccttctctgcgcatacaaccgcaattgccacaaaagtccaaaatcgcaacaaggtcctcaaatcgctggccgacagcacttggggcaaagacaaagaactgttgctttcgacatttaaggcaattggccggccggttcttaactatgctgcgcctgtctggtcgcctggaactagtgattcgcagtgaacaaagctacagacctgtcaaaataccgtcattcggacagcgaccgggtgcctcctgatgtcacccatccaacaccttcataacgaggcacaaatgctcccagttcctgcttggatgttaccgcaggtctcatcactgcagacacctgcttgagtccgagccgcctcccaggcacgtagggagacacctcctagactacgctgacgaaatccaggacaaaactgaccgtaacctactggaccggacagtatttagacagtcaataaacgacattcaccgggagaccgttaccaccttcttgaactcctgtcctgtgaatgccgtaatcggagtccaaccacaacctattgcagatgaagagctccagcttccccgtgagacccgtgtaacactggcacaactacgttctggatactgtagcaggttaaactcctacatatccagaatcgaccccgacataccaaacacatgtccggcatgtgaaggtaccccgcacgacactaaccacctcttcacatgcccccttaaaccgactcatctaacccccctctccctctggacccaacccgtcgaaacagcatgtttcctgggcctacccctagatgagctagacgaagacgaacgatgatatgcctacactgacagggctaactatgctgttaacaacaacaacaacaatacgtcACCGTGGATCTTGTGGGGCCATTACCCGAATCGAAAAACTTTACATACCCACATCGATAGGGTAACCCGCTGGCCTAGGGCGTTTCCTATTTCGAACATTTCTGGCGAAATGATTGCGAACAATTTGAAATCGGGGTGAATTTTTCGCTTTGGCGTATCTAAGCGCATTACAGTAAACCAAGGTCGTCAATTCGAATCCGTTTTATTCAAAGAGCTAAATTCGTGTCTCGGAGTGAAGCATCTCAGAACTACGACTTACAATCCAAAAGCTAACGGGATAATTTAACGCTGGCATCGTTCCCTGAAGGCTGCATTAAAAGCGAAGTTaacaagtttatttatttatttattattaaagtcaaaacatacaaccataggttatttttacaatgattgaccttaagaatagtttacataaaaggattaacagtaaaatcaaaattaaaattaaaattacaaatagtagtaaagaagtataagttggagaaagtattaaaaggaaagtaaggtaaaaatagtagtagtaggagtagggattaataggaagagatttaaataatgtGGATCCATTTGagtacattcagcaattttcggcaagatagcgaagcaatttatttttgaaacacgaactttcttttatacgtttaattttgtaaggtaaggtattccaaagacggacagagaacacaaagtattgacgttcagtcaccaaacaactgtatttcatcgggaCTAAGTTTAACGAACGGCAGGACTTTGAAGGCATAAGTCGATCTTTGAGGTATCTGGGTTTCTGAGTGTTTATGATCTTGTggagtaaaactaaacatttaaacctaAGCCAGTCGTAAAAGGatacggaagcaatttttttcgcaaatacaGAAATATTGTGATAACGTTTTTTACAGTATACGTATCTTGCAATGTTGTCATACAAAACATTAAGCTTACTACGACACACACTATCACAAGGAGTATATAACTCACAACCATACAGCAACGTTGGCAACAAATACGTTTTAGCTAGTAGCAGTCGAGTGTTTACTGGTGTAAAATATTGAGTTGCCCATAAATTTCGGAGCATACCATAAACTTTGCCTATGACAGTAAAGATGTGGTTGCTCCATGTCAAAGTTCTATTAAATGTAACccctaaatttttaacattgtcCACATATTTAATCACAGCGCCATTTAGTTTGACTTGTGTATAGCCATCGagcttgatatattttttgtaaataacgatACATTGGGACTTATCAGGATTGAGAATTAACCCGTTTTCAGAAGCCCACTTGCTTGTGAGGCTCAAGTCAGAATTCATATTACTTATGCAAATATCAATACAGCTAATGGGACAACTAACATATAATTGAACGTCATCAGCATATACATGGACATCACTATATTTAATCACATCGAACAAATCGTTAAtgtacaagacaaataaaagaggGCCAAGGATAGAGCCTTGAGGTACACCTCTGGTTACAGGGAGAAAGTTTGACATGGTATTATCACCACATACGGCTTGTAATCGGTCACTAAGATACGTTTCTATAAGAGTCAAAGCCGATGTTGAAAagctaaataagtttttaagcttCAAAATTAAGAGTTTATGGTCTACGGAGTCAAATGCCTTTGAATGGTCAAGTAGAGTTAGAAAAGTCACATGCTTTTTGTCAATGTTGAGCCTTATGTCATCAGACACTTTTAGGAGTGCTGTGGTGCAGCTCCTACTCCGACTGCAATGTGTTCACCAAGGCGTTGTTATTCAGAAACGTGTTTATTTGGCGATGCATAATACGCTCAAGAGCTTTGGATAAGAACGGCAATATTGCAATCGGGCGGTAGTCTCCATTCGCTTTCTTAACAGGTATGATTTTGGCTTTCTTCCAAGAGTTGGGAAAGATTGACGTGGTTAAGACGGTATTCAGAGCATAGGTAAGATATTTTAAGATCTTTGGTAACaggcattttataaattttggatgAATTCCATCCAGACCGGCTGCATTCGACTTGATGTATGGACTGTACTACCTCACAATCATCGACACATTCGAAACAAAAACTGGACATCACAACGTTAAGATTAGAATTGTAATTgtcataataaatattattaacagaGCCGGGCAAGCACACAAAATTCTCATTTAGTACATTTACATTAACATCACATAAATCTAGCATAGGTTGATTTTTGTTCCCAATCCCGATCGCGAGAATTTTGTTCCACGTCTGCTTAGAACCCACAGGAGTCCTAAACTGCTGCTCATAGTATTTAAGTTTACTCAATCTAATTGATTTGTTAACATCTCGTCTGCAAGCCTTAAGGATGTTATAAGTTTCCGAGGTTCTGCAGCTCTTCCATTTGCGATACGCTTTGTTGCGTTTGCAAATCAAGAGTTTAATATGGTTGCTGAACCATGGCCGGTTTTTATCAATTACTGGTTTGTGTACAAGTGGTACGAAGCGGTGtaagagcgagctaatgttttCTTCAATGAAGCTAATTTGCTCATTACTAGATATTAAGTTATGAATACATTCCCAGTCAATTTCCTCCACAGCCCCTTCAAGAAGCTTATAATCTATGCGTAGAAAATCACTGTACGAATAGTATTTAGTGTCATGGGTCAGTTGGAAGTCAAATGTCATGAAAATTagcaaaccaaaataaataaatactaaatagcTCATATCTAATAATCTAACATAGTTACATTTGCAACAAATTCAAGTAATTGCCCCTTTAATAGtagaaaagtgtaaaattttatatgtatatttctctCGTTTACCTTTTTAAAAAAGTCCCAGAGGCACGCACCTTCAATAGGGCATTGTCAAATCTTTCATACTAAATttcatacaatattaaaaaaagaaaaatagtcaaaactggtcaaataCACGACAAgagtatatattattttaaccatgagtatatgtatataaatgttccaaaaaaacttaaattttagtaGGCCCTTGCCACAGTTGGTTTTGTGGCGAAATAATCTAGGTGAACTAAGCTGGCGGAACGGGTGAGGATAACTTTTTTTCCAGAAGCTATATCCAACACCTTACAGATGACGTACGAGCAAAATTAATATGCGACTgtatatatttacgtatgtgAAAATTTGCCAACACGGgtttctatttttaataaattattatttagagCGATAATGTTGTAATAGCACAAGCAGTGCtgtaaaaatagcaaataactAAAAACCATAATGTAAACTCACCTGACTATCCATCACTTTTTCCAATGCTATGCGGGACTATCAGTTTCCTGATCAGAGTTCCCTTTACGCTAAATGGGAGCGAATTCGAGATTGATAGCCTCTatgtaaaatagaaaaatcttaACTGACTTATAAGCTTTAAAATACTTATTCAATTTTATACAATCAATTCGTTTAAAACAATCGCTCTTgctaactttttattaatttgttggcCGTCATCCCACTAATCAGTCTTATCAGCTGATTAGTTCAATGAGGGATGCCGTATTATTCAAACATTGTCAGTCAGTGTAATATATACACAGTGCAAGGCGAAATACGTACTGGAGATGGCGTCTTCCCAAAACaggtactttatttttcgcaattttgccAAGCCTGACATCAGGTCCCTTACCAATGCAAAACAAGCAAAATggggagaaattacatgtttgtgcacatagagattataaaataatcccagATTATTACCatacttttttacatacaaccctgatggaaaaggtgtacgtcgataagccagcaacatttcaagagctaaaggatgagataattcggcacattaacggcatataacTTCAAGTATGCCTGAGCGt is a genomic window of Anastrepha ludens isolate Willacy chromosome 6, idAnaLude1.1, whole genome shotgun sequence containing:
- the LOC128867713 gene encoding anaphase-promoting complex subunit 13 is translated as MDSQPLAEGRLLDIVDNKWREEILPYDQILVPADKLPDPEADGGDSHLTLSEQEQKWSDLALSSLAPESSLSDQLNVTTV